From the Streptomonospora nanhaiensis genome, the window CACGAACGCCGCATGCACCTCATCGTGGTCGGCCGCGACATGACCGGCTACCAGCACCTGCACCCGGCCATGGACGACGACGGCGTGTGGCGCACCGACCTCGAACTCGCCGACCCCGGCCCCTACCGGGTCTTCGCCGACTTCGTGCCCACCGCCCACTCCGAGGGCCTGGTGCTGGGCGCCGACCTCGGCGTGCCCGGCGACTACGCGCCCGAGCCGCTGCCCGAACCCGCGGCCACCGCCGAGGTGGACGGCTACGAGGTCGCGCTCTCCGGCGAGATCGAGCCCGGCCGCCCCCGCGACCTCGTCTTCACGGTCAGCAGGGACGGCCGCCCGGTCACCGACCTGGAGCCCTACCTGGGCGCCTACGGCCACCTGGTGGCGCTGCGCACCGGCGACCTCGCGTTCCTGCACGTCCACCCCAAGCTCGACTCCGGCGGCGGCAGCCCCGCCGGGCCCGACATCACCTTCAGCGCCGAGACCCCCTCACCGGGGGAGTACCGGCTCTTCCTCGACTTCAAGCACGGCGGCGAGGTGCGCACCGCGGAGTTCACCGTCGCCGCGGACGGCCGGTGGGAGGTCGCGCCGCCCGGCGAGGGCGCCGAGCACGGGCACTGACCCCGCCCGCACCGCCGCCCGCACCCGCCACCACGCAGCCAGGGGCCCGCAGAGGGCCCGGAGGGAACCCGCACGCAATGAACGGCGACGCCAACGGACTCACCCAGGCGACCGGCAGGATCGAACTCGCCATCGGCGGCATGACCTGCGCCTCCTGTGCCAACCGCATCGAGAAGCGGCTGAACCGGCTCGACGGGGTCACCGCCACCGTCAACTACGCCACCGAGAAGGCGAGCGTCACCTACGGCGAGGGCATCGCGCCCGAGGACCTCGTCGCCGCCGTCGAGAAGGCCGGCTACACCGCGGCCCTGCCCGAGCCGCCGGCCGAACGCGACCCCGGCGGCGCCCCGGCCGAGTCCGACCCGCTGCGCGACCTGCGCACCCGCACGGTGGTCAGCGTCCTGCTGTCGGTGCCGGTCATCGCCATGGCCATGTTCTCCGACCTCCAGTTCGAGTACTGGCAGTGGGCCTCGCTCACGCTGGCCGCGCCCGTGCTGGTGTGGGGCGCCTGGCCGTTCCACCGCGCCGCCGCCAAGAACCTGCTGCTGGGCCAGGCCACCATGGACACCCTGGTCTCGCTGGGCACGCTCGCCGCCTTCGGGTGGTCGCTCTACGCCCTCTTCCTCGGCGAGGCCGGCGAACCCGGCATGGTGCACCCCTTCGAGTTCACAGTCGGGGGCGGCGACGGATCGGCCAACATCTACCTGGAAGTCGCCGCCGGGGTCACGTCCTTCATCCTGCTCGGCCGCTACTTCGAGGCCCGCGCCAAGCGCCGCGCGGGCGAGGCCCTGCGCGCGCTGCTCGAACTCGGCGCCAAGGAGGTCGCGGTCGTGCGCGACGGCCGCGAGGAGCGCGTGCCCGTCGACCGGCTCGCGCCGGGCGACCTGTTCGTGGTCCGCCCCGGCGAGAAGATCGCCACCGACGGCCGCGTTGTCGAGGGCACCTCCGCCGTCGACCGCAGCATGCTCACCGGGGAGTCCGTGCCCGAGGAGGTCGGGCCCGGCTCCGAGGTCGTCGGCGCCACCGTCAACGCCGGCGGGCGGCTGCTGGTGCGCGCCACCCGCGTCGGCTCCGACACCCAGCTCGCGCAGATGGCGCGGCTGGTCGAGGAGGCGCAGAGCGGCAAGGCCGAGGTCCAGCGCCTGGCCGACCGGGTGTCAGGCGTGTTCGTGCCGGTCGTCATCGCCCTGGCCGTGGCCACGCTCGGCTTCTGGCTGGGTAGCGGCGGCACCGCCCAGGCGTTCACCGCAGCCGTGGCCGTGCTGATCATCGCCTGCCCCTGCGCGCTCGGCCTGGCCACCCCCACCGCGCTGCTGGTGGGCACCGGGCGCGGCGCCCAGCTCGGCATCCTGATCAAGGGCCCGGAGGTGCTGGAGAACACCCGCCGCGTCGACACCGTCGTGCTGGACAAGACCGGCACCGTCACCACCGGCCGCATGACCCTCGTCGACGTGGTGCCCGCCGACGGCCAGGACCCCGACGAGCTGATTCGGCTGGCCGGGGCCCTGGAGGACGCCTCGGAGCACCCCATCGGGCAGGCCGTGGCCAAGGGCGCCGTGCAGCGCGTCGGCGACCTGCCCGGGGTGGCGGACTTCGCCGCCGTGCAGGGGCGCGGCGTCGAGGGCACCGTGGCCGGGCGCCGGGTCGTCGTCGGGCGGCCCTCGCTGCTCCAGGAGCGCGGCCTGGCGCTGCCCGCCGGGCTCGCTGAGGCGGCCGAGCGGGCGCACGCCAAGGGCCGCACCGCCGTGGCGGTGGGCTGGGACGGCGCGGCGCGGGGCGTGCTGGCGGTCTCCGACGTCGTCAAGCCCACCAGCGCCGAGGCCGTGCGCCGGCTGCGCGAGATGGGCCTGACCCCGGTGCTGCTCACCGGCGACACCCGGGGCGTGGCCGAGGCCGTCGCCGCCGAGGTCGGAATCGAGAAGGTGATCGCCGAGGTCCTGCCCGAGGAGAAGGCCGCGGTGGTGCGCCGCCTCCAGGAGGAGGGCGCCACGGTCGCCATGGTCGGCGACGGGGTCAACGACGCCGCCGCGCTGGCGCAGGCCGACCTCGGCCTGGCCATGGGCACCGGCACCGACGTCGCCATCGAGGCGGGCGACCTCACGCTGGTGCGCGGCGACCTCCGGCTGGTCGCCGACGCCATCCGGCTCTCCCGCCGCACCCTGGCCACCATCCGGGGCAACCTGTTCTGGGCGTTCGCCTACAACGTGATGGCGCTGCCCCTGGCCGCGGCCGGGCTGCTCAACCCGATGATCGCGGGCGGGGCGATGGCGCTGTCCAGCGTCTTCGTGGTCAGCAACAGCCTGCGGCTGCGCGGCTTCAAGCCGCTGGCCCGCGAGGCCGAAGGCGGCTCCCAGGCCGTCGGCGGCGCCGACGGCTACGGGCAGGCGCCCGGCGGGGACGGCGACGCCCCCGCGCCCGGAGGCGTCGACATCGCCCACGCCACCTGGGGCCCGTCCACCCCCGGCCCCGACCGGGGCAGCGGGGCGTAGCGGACTCCGAGGTCCGACGCATTCCGGGGCCGCCCGCGCGAAGCGCGAGCGGCCCCCGGCGTGTGCGCGGTGGCCGCCTCCCCTTGAAGTCAGCCGCCGCCCGCCTGTGCGGACTCCTCACTGTGAAGCAGTGCGTCGACGTCGTCGGCGTAGAGGCGGCGGTGGCCGCCCACGGTCCGGGCGGTGCGGATGTGGCCGGTGTCGGTCCACCGGCGGACGGTGGATTGGCTGATGCGGAAGATGTCGCGGACCTCGGCGGGGGTGTAGAAGCGGGGCGAGGGCTGCGGCGCGGGGTCCGTGGCGTGCTGCGGGTGCTGGGTGTTCATGGCTCCGTCCGGGGGGTCAAAGTCCAAGGGGTCGGGCACCCCCGCCCGCCGGGGTCTCGCACGGAGGCGGGCGGGGGTGGATCGCGGGCGCGGATCAGTCCGCGGCCTCGGTCAGGGGGCGGCCTTTCCGGGTGTGAACGCGATGACGTAGTAGAGGCCGGGGCTGTGGTCCAGGCAGCCCCATTCGTGGGCGAAGGCGCTCATGATGCGCAGTCCGCGCCCGTGCTCGGCGTCGGGGTCGGCCTGGACCACGTGGGGCTTGGTGGCTCCGGTGCCCTCGTCCTGGGCCTCCACGCGCAGCCGTCCGGGGGAGAGTTCCACGCGGACGGTGATGGTCCTGCTTGTGGTGTGGAGGACGGCGTTGGTCACGGCTTCGGACAGCAGCAGCACGGCGGTGGCCCGGGCGTCGTCGGGGATGTGGCCGGCCGTGGCGAGCGTGTCCTCCAGCCACGCGCGGGCGCGTGCGACCTGGTCGACATAGCGCGCGAAGGCGCGGCAGTGGATGGCGGTGTTCATGCCCGCCTGCCCCACCACACGTCGGGGCGGCTCCACCACAGGTAGGGCCGGATCCGGCCGGCCCGCGCGTGGCGGGGGCGGTAGCGCGTGGAATGGCGCGGCGTATAGGGCGATTGCGGGCGTATAGGGTTCAGCACGGGTCTCCACCTGCTTTCCCAGGTCGGGGATCAAGGCCCTGTTCGGTGTCGTCAGCACCGGCAGGGCCGCTTCTTTAAATGGACAAAACCTCACAGGAGGTGCGAACAGTTGCACGGGGAATTATGCGGTTCCGACTGTTCGTGTGCCTGTCGTCGGCCAGTTTGGCCACGCATCCACGATGGACATAGAGGCAGTTCCAGGGAAGGCCGGACGGCACGCCGAAGAAAGTCGAAATCCTGCGTGGGAACCTGAAAGATTTCGTGGAATGGCCTGGGCGCGGCTGGCACTATTGGTCATATGGACGACCATCGGGATGTTGCCGACGTCCGATTTGGGCGAGCTTTGGCAACGGCGCGGAAGTTCGAAGGGCTCACGCAAGCACGGCTGGGCCGGGACATAGGGCGAAGCGACAGCCATATCAGCAACGTTGAGAGCGGACGGCGTGCCATGGATCCCGCCGACGTCCGCGCAGCGGACAAGCGCCTCGGGGCCAAGGGGCGCTTGGTGCGCCTGTACAAGGAACTGAAAGAGCAGGGAACGGTTGACTGGCTGGAGAACCTTGGAGAACTACAAGCAGAAGCGGAGATAATCCGCGAATGGCACCCCTGGCTCATCCCCGGGTTGCTGCAAACAGAGGGGTACGCGCGAGCGATCATCGCGGCTACTGGTCCGTGGCTGACGCCGGAGAGTGTGGAGGCTACAGTTCGACGGAGGTTACGCAACTCCGAACGTGTACTGGGACAGCCCACTCCCCACTACCACGTGGTCATAGATGATGCGGCGATCATGCGGCCTGTGGGTGAACCGGACGTAATGGCGGCCCAACTGCGCACCCTTGTGGACCGAGTGAAGGAAGGGCGGGTCATGATCCAGGCCCACCCGTTCCATGCGCGTCCCAATGCCGGGCTTGGCGGCCCGTTCAGCCTGTTGTCCTCCCCCACCGCACCGGACACCCTCCACGTGGAGAGCACTTATCGTGGTCAGCAAACGGACGCCCCCCAGGCGGTACGGGAGTTCACCATGACGTTTATGCGCGTACAGGCGTCTGCGCGGACACCGCAGGAGACGGTGGACTACCTGCACAGGATGATTGAGGAGTACGAACGTGGTTGACCAGTGGCACAAAAGCACGTATAGCGCTGCTGCGCAGAACTGCGTGGAGGTTCGCGAGCACGCGGCCGGAGCCGATGTCCGTGACACCCAGAACCGGGACGCGGGGCATCTGAGTATGCCCGCCGCCGAGTGGGCGGCCTTCCTCGTGGCGGTCAAGACCGCCGACCTGTAGTTTCGCCTGTGGCGAGCGCCCCCTTCGGTCTCCTCTCACCTTCTAGCGGTCGTCGCAACACCCTGAGCCAGGGGATGCGATGGGGTTCGAGATCCGCAAGGACAGAGGGCCACAGGGCCGCAAGAAGCTAGAGCGGGAGCGGGCGGAATACTTCCGGCTCATGGAGTCGGGGTACAGCAGTCAGGCAGCTTGCCGGATCGTCGGCGTCAATCGGCGAACCGGCAAGCGGTGGAGGAACGGGACCAACCCGACCAGCGGCCGTCCAGGGGCGCCTCCGGTTACGGAGGCGCCCCGACCTTCGCTTTTGTCGGGGCGGTACCTGAACGAGTCCGACCGAATCCACATCGCCGACCGACTCCGCGAGGGCGCGTCGTTGCGGACGATCGCTGCTGAGCTGGGCCGCAGTCCCTCGACGATCAGCCGGGAGGTTCGCCGCAACCGCACCGAGGGCGCCCGCAACGACTGGCACTACCGGCCGCACGCCGCCCAGGCCCGCGCCAACCAGCGTCGAGCCCGGCCCAAGCCCGGCAAGCTGGTGGCCAACCCCGAACTGCGCGGCATAGTCCAGTCCTGGCTGGAGATGAAATGGAGCCCAGAGCAGATCCTGGACGAGGGGGGCGTTGTGCTTTTCGAAGGGCTTCCGCAGTCCTGGTGCTGAGAGCTTCGGAAGGGCACCGCGCGGAAGCGCGCACTACTCCCGGCGGGCGCCTTCCGGCCAGACCACATCCACCGGAACGCCCCGGCCGCGCGCGGCCGCCACCGCGTCGCCGGTGCCGCCCCTGCCGCCGGAGGGCTGCCCGTCCCAGACCGCGACGAGCCGGTCGATCCCGTTCAGGACCGCCTCGTTCGCGGCCTCGTATGCCTCCCGGCCGGCGGTCCGGTGCGGCATGTAGCGGACCAGGGCCGAGCGCATCAGGAGGCCGTCGAACCGCTCCAGGTTGTCCGGCTTGACCTTCGCCTCGCGGTAGTCCACCGAGGGGAGCACGACTTCGAGCCTCCCGCCGGCCTCCAGGACGACCTCGGCGAAGATCTGGTCGGCCCCGCGGGCGAGGCAGGACAGGCCGACCAGGTCGCCGTCCCGGTACGGCGCCAGCACCTCGGCCAGGGCCGCACGCACCAGCGCAACGCTCTCGGCCGTCAGATTGGAGTGACCGGTGATCCCGATCCGCGTCATGCCGGCTCCTTGGTGGTCGAGATTCCTTGAGCATCGTTCGTGTGGCGGTTCCTAGCCTGCCAACCGATGGTCGGCCCACACCTCGGCTGCCGTTGCCATCTCGGCCAGCCACGACTCTTCAGGGAACCTCTCGGCAAGATGCTGCTGCAGGCGTGCGTTTGCTCGGGCGAATGCGTCGATGGCCGCCGGATCGGCGCTCTCCCATGCGATGCAGTTCCCCACCCAGGTTTCAGCGGCTGCGGGACTATGGCCGCCCGAAATAAGTTGGACGACGAAGCAGGCCGGGGAAATGAAACCGGCTCCTTTTGTAGGCCATTCCCAGTCGACTGCCCAGGTTTGGCCTGAGCCTATCATTATGTTATCGGGCTGAACATCCACGTATAGTAGATCGCTTCCCCGGACGAGTGCAATTTCCTTCTCGGGGAGGAAGGCATCCCATCGCGTTTCTTCCCAGTCGCCGGCGACCTCCGGGATGGGGATTCTTGATATCCGGTTCAATACGTCAATGATTTTGGGGAGGTCGGAAGAACCTGGACTGAAATCGGCTGATCGGCCGTCGATCCGATCGAACCCGAGGACCACCCAATCGCCGTCCTCGGCCTGCCATTGAACCGCGGGTGATACAGGGCGAACAAAGGGGTTGACAACCCATTCTCGAAGGACGGAATCTCGCAGCCCTCCCGGTCGATTTGGGACAGCCTTAACGAAGAATTCTCCTTTTTCGCAATCGATCAGGGCTGTTGTAGTCCACCTGCTTCCCTCGGACACGGGTTTGATGCTCGATATGTGACCCGTGTAAGGCTGGATGAGACCCGCGAACTGAATTGTCAAAGCGACTACCTCCGTGGTGGACACCCACTGCCCGGAGTCCCAGGTTTGCACCAATGGTCGGGATCGCACGGCTTGTGTATCGGGTTCGGCGGGTCCTGGGGGTCCTTGGGCTCTTTGGCAGAGCGGATCGTAGAAGTAGCACGAGCCATCTCCGGGCCACTCAGGATAGTGGAGAGCGGCTTGGTCTGGACGTTCCCCACGCTCAGCCATCCGGACATGATGCAGGGTGAGACATCACCATCAGGGCCGATGCACGCAGTGCCGGTTCCACAGCGGCCGCAGAGGCCCGAAGTGTCCGGGTCCTGATCATGGGCGGCTCGACCAAACGGCCGCACGTGGTCAACGCCGATGCGTGCGACTCCGAGCGACTTGAGGTCTCTTATAATCATATCAACATGCGGGCCGTCGTCCTCCACGACAACCCCGACGCGCAGTGGAATTCTGAGAGCCAATGCTTTTTTCATGTTGGCCCTCGTATGGCGATGGCTCGGGCGCATGGTAACCCGATTGTGTTTCTCGGCGCAGTGGGAATAGTAGGAGGTGGCCAGTGACATTCCATCGCGTTGGAGAAGGTCCCACCAAGCATCCGTGAGATGCACGAGATTGCTGTATACTTCGACCGAAATTCCGTATTCCAAGGCTCGATTGGCCACATCCCCAGCGTCGGGGTGAAGAGTCGGTTCGCCGCCGATGAGTTGAATGTGTTCAACGCCGACTGTTGCGGCTTGATCTACGAGCGCGAGCCAGGAATCACGGGTCATCGTCCCGTGCTCTTCAGTCGGGCCGGACGAGTTGTAACAGTGCGAGCAGTTGAGTTGGCACTTCCTGGTCATGTCCAGCCACAGCATGCGAGGAAAATTCCACGTGCGGCGATCGAGGGCGGTGATGGTCAATATTCCACCTTCTTTCTGGCCTCATGTGCCAGAGATAGCATGCCCAGAGCCTCTCTAACTCAACAGTGACTATCTTGTCCCTGTGTCCCAGTAAAGGATTCCAGGGTGCAAACATTCAGTATTCGGGGCAAACGGTATTTCGGGGCCTGGATATGCCCCATCTCCATTTCTCGGGAGTCCATCGGCTTCGTCGCCCCTGAAGGCTTGCCCAGAGCGGCACCGACGTGGAAGCGGCCAGGCCGGAAACACGGCCCGGAAGACGCTCGTCCACAGGTCTGTGCGTACTCCTGACCGGGCCGACCGGGGCGGGGTACGGTGGCCACGACGATGGGAGGTGCGGACCGTGACCACGACCCCCTCGGCCGTCGAGGAGTCCGGCCTGGACGTGCTCGGCACCGTGGACGTCGACGACGTCCTCGACTACCTCCACCGCGACCTCAAACGGCTGCCCGGCTACCTCGACCTCTACCGGCGCTACCTCGACCTCTACCGGCGCTACCTCCGCCAGCGCTGGGACGTCTTCGCCCTCGACTTCGCCCCCGACGCCCGCGACTGGGCCGAGCGCATGACCGCCGACGAGCGCGACGCCTTCGTGGCCATCTCCTCGGGGTTCCACCACGGCGAGCGCCAGGTCGAGGTCGAGCTCCCGCTGTTCATGCTCGGCGGCGAGGAGGAGGCCAAGGTCTACCTCTCCAGCCAGATCGAGGACGAGGCCCGGCACACCGTCTTCTTCGACCGCTTCTACCGCGAGGTCGTCGGCCTGCCCGGCGACTCCGTGCAGGAGGTGCTGGACGCCTCCTACGGCTACGTCTCCGAGACCTTCATCGGCCCCTTCGGGCTGCTGGCCCACCTCGGCGACTCCCTGCGCCGCGACCCCGAGGACCCCGCCGGCCGGGTGCGGTTCGGCACCGCCTACTTCCTGTGGATCGAGGGCGTGCTGGCGCTGTCGGTCATGAAGATCACCCTGGGCTACTGCCGCGCCCGCGGCGTCCTGCCCGGCTACGCCGCCGGGTTCACCGCCACCTGCCGCGACGAGGCCCGCCACGTCCAGTTCGGCATGCGCTTCCTGCGCGACTCCGTGCGCGCCGACCCCCGCCTGCTGCTGGAGGTCCACGAGACCCTGCGCACCCTGCTCGCCATGAACCGCGCCACCAGCCGCCCCGTGGAGCTGGGCGCGCTGGGCTGGTCGGGCGAGGAGGTCCGGCGGCTGATGATCCGCCAGCTGTGGATGAAGGTCAACGACGTCGGCATCGGCCTGCCGCCCGACATCCGCGACAGCATCCAGCGCATCGAACCCGACCTCGCCGGAGGATGACCGTGGCGCTCGACCGCACCGCACGCCCCGCCGCGGCCGCCCCGGCTCCGGCGGTGGCCGCCCCGCCGCCGTTCCTCGGGCCCGCGTGGGCCGACTCCGTCCGCGCCGCCGTCGACTCCGGCCCCCCGCCCGAGGTCCGCGCCGCCAAGCTCGACAAGTACTGGGCCTGGATCGAGCGCCGCCGCGCCGACTACACCGCCACCTGGGTGCTGGGGGTGCGCGGCGCCCCCGCCGCACTCGGCGGCACCCGCCGCGACCTCACCCTGGAGTGGGCGGCCGGCCGGTGCGTCCGCGCCGCCGTCACCGCGCCCGGCGCGCCCACCCCGCCCGGCACCTACGTCCTCAGCGCCGACTACCCCGTCTGGTGCCGCCTGCTCGTCGGCGACGACCCCGGGCGGGTGCTGATGTACCGGCAGATGCGCCTGGAGCACGGCGACGTCCTGCTGTTCTTCCGCGGCGTGTACTTCTTCGTGGAGTCGCTCGCGGCCCTGGCCCGGGTGCCCGCCGCGCTGCCCTGACCCCGGGCGCCGCGCGGCGCCCCGCGGCCGGGACGGCCCGAGCGGTCCCGCCGCGCTGGCACAATCCCGTCATGTCGGAAACCCCCTCATCCGCCCCCTCGCCCACTCCCGAGCCGCGCCGCCCGCGCCGGGTGCGCCGCGTCGTCCTTGCCGCGCTGGTGCTGCTGGTGGCCGGAACATGGCTGAACAACACCGCCCTGCTCGCGCCCGAGCCCGACACCGGGCCCGACGTGCTCGCCCACCGCGGGCTGGGCCAGACCTTCGACCCCCGGGGGTGTGGAGGCCGACACCTGCACGGCCGAGCGCATGGACCCGCCGGAGCACCCCTACCTGGAGAACACGATCGCCGGGATGCGGGCCGCCTTCGACGCTGGCGCCGACCAGGTCGAGTTCGACGTCCACCGCACCGCCGACGACCGGTTCGCGGTGTTCCACGACTGGGAGGTCGACTGCCGCACCGAGGCAGCGGCACCACCCGCGACTTCACCCTGGAGGAGCTGCGGCGGCTCGACATCGGCCACGGCTACACCGCCGACGGCGGCCGCACCCACCCTTTCCGCGGCGAGGGCGTGGGCCTCATGCCCTCCCTCGACGATGTCCTCGCCGAGTTCCCCGACCGCGACCTGCTCATCCACGTCAAGAGCGAGGACCCCGAGGAGGGCGCGCTGCTCGCCGACCGGCTGGCCCGGCTGCCCCGCGAGCAGCTGGCGGGCATCACCGTCTACGGCGGCGACCGCCCCGTCGCCGCGCTGCGCGCGGAGCTGCCGCAGGTGCGGTCGATGTCGCGCGAGACCCTGACTGACTGCCTGCTGGCCTACGAGGCCCTCGGCTGGACCGGCCACGTCCCCGACTCCTGCGCCCACACCCAGCTGCACATCCCCGAGGGCTACGCGCCGTGGCTGTGGGGGTGGCCGGCCCGCTTCACCGAACGCATGGCCTCGGTGGACACCCGCGTGGTGCTGGTGGCGGGCTCCGGCGGGTTCTCCGAGGGCTTCGACACCCCCGCGGCGCTGGAGCGGGTGCCCGACGACTACGCCGGACTGGTGTGGACCAACCGGGTGGACCGGATCGCGCCGCTGGTGGCGGACGGCACCGGCCGGGACGACGGGGAGGGCTAGGCGCGCTCCCGCGCGCCGGCGGCGCCTTGCGCGCCGCCCGCCGCCCCCGTGCGGGCGGCGTGGCCGGCGACCCAGGCCGCGACCTCGTCGGCGGTGTCCTCGACCTTCGCGTGCGTGGTGTCCAGCAGCCGCACCGGCGGGTCCATCGCGTGGGCGGTGTCGCGCACCCAGCGGGTGTACTCCAGCATCTCGGCGATGCGCGGCTCGTCCCACTGCCGCCACTCCGGCCGCGCCCGCAGCCGCTCGGCCAGCACCTCGGGGTCGGCCATCAGCGCCAGGTAGCGGATCTCGGAGAACAGCGCGCGCTCGGGCAGCGGCTCCAGCTCCGGCGGCACCACCGTGCCGCACAGCACCACCGGGCGGCCGTTCTGGTGGATCATCGCCGCCATGCGCAGCCACGTGGAGCGGAACAGCGGGTGCTCGGTGCCGGAGTCGCGCAGGCCCGCCGTCCACAGCATGTCCTGCTCCAGGACCACGAACCGGTCGGCGAGCCGGCGCACCAGCAGCCGCGCCACCGTGGACTTGCCGGTGCCGCTGGGGCCGGTGACGCAGTACAGCGGCAGGCGGGCGAACGGTTCGCGGTGGCCGCACCGCGCGCACCGCAGCACCGGGCCCTCCTCCACCCGCGGGTGGTCGGTGTGCTCACCGCAGCGGGCGCAGATGAGCGGGTTCACGCCGCCCCGGCCCGGGCCGGGG encodes:
- a CDS encoding heavy metal translocating P-type ATPase, which gives rise to MNGDANGLTQATGRIELAIGGMTCASCANRIEKRLNRLDGVTATVNYATEKASVTYGEGIAPEDLVAAVEKAGYTAALPEPPAERDPGGAPAESDPLRDLRTRTVVSVLLSVPVIAMAMFSDLQFEYWQWASLTLAAPVLVWGAWPFHRAAAKNLLLGQATMDTLVSLGTLAAFGWSLYALFLGEAGEPGMVHPFEFTVGGGDGSANIYLEVAAGVTSFILLGRYFEARAKRRAGEALRALLELGAKEVAVVRDGREERVPVDRLAPGDLFVVRPGEKIATDGRVVEGTSAVDRSMLTGESVPEEVGPGSEVVGATVNAGGRLLVRATRVGSDTQLAQMARLVEEAQSGKAEVQRLADRVSGVFVPVVIALAVATLGFWLGSGGTAQAFTAAVAVLIIACPCALGLATPTALLVGTGRGAQLGILIKGPEVLENTRRVDTVVLDKTGTVTTGRMTLVDVVPADGQDPDELIRLAGALEDASEHPIGQAVAKGAVQRVGDLPGVADFAAVQGRGVEGTVAGRRVVVGRPSLLQERGLALPAGLAEAAERAHAKGRTAVAVGWDGAARGVLAVSDVVKPTSAEAVRRLREMGLTPVLLTGDTRGVAEAVAAEVGIEKVIAEVLPEEKAAVVRRLQEEGATVAMVGDGVNDAAALAQADLGLAMGTGTDVAIEAGDLTLVRGDLRLVADAIRLSRRTLATIRGNLFWAFAYNVMALPLAAAGLLNPMIAGGAMALSSVFVVSNSLRLRGFKPLAREAEGGSQAVGGADGYGQAPGGDGDAPAPGGVDIAHATWGPSTPGPDRGSGA
- a CDS encoding helix-turn-helix domain-containing protein gives rise to the protein MNTQHPQHATDPAPQPSPRFYTPAEVRDIFRISQSTVRRWTDTGHIRTARTVGGHRRLYADDVDALLHSEESAQAGGG
- a CDS encoding ATP-binding protein; amino-acid sequence: MNTAIHCRAFARYVDQVARARAWLEDTLATAGHIPDDARATAVLLLSEAVTNAVLHTTSRTITVRVELSPGRLRVEAQDEGTGATKPHVVQADPDAEHGRGLRIMSAFAHEWGCLDHSPGLYYVIAFTPGKAAP
- a CDS encoding helix-turn-helix domain-containing protein, which produces MDDHRDVADVRFGRALATARKFEGLTQARLGRDIGRSDSHISNVESGRRAMDPADVRAADKRLGAKGRLVRLYKELKEQGTVDWLENLGELQAEAEIIREWHPWLIPGLLQTEGYARAIIAATGPWLTPESVEATVRRRLRNSERVLGQPTPHYHVVIDDAAIMRPVGEPDVMAAQLRTLVDRVKEGRVMIQAHPFHARPNAGLGGPFSLLSSPTAPDTLHVESTYRGQQTDAPQAVREFTMTFMRVQASARTPQETVDYLHRMIEEYERG
- a CDS encoding DUF397 domain-containing protein; its protein translation is MVDQWHKSTYSAAAQNCVEVREHAAGADVRDTQNRDAGHLSMPAAEWAAFLVAVKTADL
- a CDS encoding protein kinase — encoded protein: MSEGSRWTTTALIDCEKGEFFVKAVPNRPGGLRDSVLREWVVNPFVRPVSPAVQWQAEDGDWVVLGFDRIDGRSADFSPGSSDLPKIIDVLNRISRIPIPEVAGDWEETRWDAFLPEKEIALVRGSDLLYVDVQPDNIMIGSGQTWAVDWEWPTKGAGFISPACFVVQLISGGHSPAAAETWVGNCIAWESADPAAIDAFARANARLQQHLAERFPEESWLAEMATAAEVWADHRLAG
- a CDS encoding radical SAM protein, giving the protein MTITALDRRTWNFPRMLWLDMTRKCQLNCSHCYNSSGPTEEHGTMTRDSWLALVDQAATVGVEHIQLIGGEPTLHPDAGDVANRALEYGISVEVYSNLVHLTDAWWDLLQRDGMSLATSYYSHCAEKHNRVTMRPSHRHTRANMKKALALRIPLRVGVVVEDDGPHVDMIIRDLKSLGVARIGVDHVRPFGRAAHDQDPDTSGLCGRCGTGTACIGPDGDVSPCIMSGWLSVGNVQTKPLSTILSGPEMARATSTIRSAKEPKDPQDPPNPIHKPCDPDHWCKPGTPGSGCPPRR
- a CDS encoding ribonucleotide reductase; translated protein: MTTTPSAVEESGLDVLGTVDVDDVLDYLHRDLKRLPGYLDLYRRYLDLYRRYLRQRWDVFALDFAPDARDWAERMTADERDAFVAISSGFHHGERQVEVELPLFMLGGEEEAKVYLSSQIEDEARHTVFFDRFYREVVGLPGDSVQEVLDASYGYVSETFIGPFGLLAHLGDSLRRDPEDPAGRVRFGTAYFLWIEGVLALSVMKITLGYCRARGVLPGYAAGFTATCRDEARHVQFGMRFLRDSVRADPRLLLEVHETLRTLLAMNRATSRPVELGALGWSGEEVRRLMIRQLWMKVNDVGIGLPPDIRDSIQRIEPDLAGG
- a CDS encoding glycerophosphodiester phosphodiesterase family protein — translated: MRAAFDAGADQVEFDVHRTADDRFAVFHDWEVDCRTEAAAPPATSPWRSCGGSTSATATPPTAAAPTLSAARAWASCPPSTMSSPSSPTATCSSTSRARTPRRARCSPTGWPGCPASSWRASPSTAATAPSPRCARSCRRCGRCRARP
- a CDS encoding AAA family ATPase, whose protein sequence is MNPLICARCGEHTDHPRVEEGPVLRCARCGHREPFARLPLYCVTGPSGTGKSTVARLLVRRLADRFVVLEQDMLWTAGLRDSGTEHPLFRSTWLRMAAMIHQNGRPVVLCGTVVPPELEPLPERALFSEIRYLALMADPEVLAERLRARPEWRQWDEPRIAEMLEYTRWVRDTAHAMDPPVRLLDTTHAKVEDTADEVAAWVAGHAARTGAAGGAQGAAGARERA